The following proteins come from a genomic window of Actinomarinicola tropica:
- a CDS encoding lactate racemase domain-containing protein — protein sequence MSSRRSPRPGFVLDVDRSTPPILFHHGEGFRLEKLPPGRSRVLYPAEPLPGIDDPEAAIHHALHHPEGESEPLPALLFPGMKLTIAFDDVSLPLPKMQRPDVRQRIIEQVLDLAAAAGVDDVHIIAALALHRRMTEDELRHAVGDRVYDAFAPRGLLYNHDAEDPDGMVVLGQTRHGEDVQMSRRAAESDLVVYVNINIVSMDGGHKSTATGLAGYTGVKVHHNPATMTKSRSFMDQTSSELHKSNWRQGEVIRDAGVKIFQIETTINNNTFGRTGPLAFLQKREWEWTARDRATFIGMQAGLKGLPAARRRQIFHSWEAPYELTSVQAGEVEAVHRVTTENVYRQHLVPVEGQTDVLTMGLPYIGPYNVNSIMNPILVACLGLGYFFNLYKGRPLVREGGVLIMSHPTPWEFHPVHHPSYIDFFEQVLADTTDPVEMEARYEKQYAEDEWYRHLYRTSYAYHGVHPFYMWYWCAHALEHLGRVIIVGGDVRATRRLGFSPASTLQDALEMATDVVGPQPTITHFHNPPILMADVT from the coding sequence GTGAGCAGCCGCCGCAGCCCCCGTCCCGGCTTCGTCCTCGACGTCGACCGGTCGACCCCGCCGATCCTGTTCCACCACGGTGAGGGGTTCCGCCTGGAGAAGCTGCCGCCGGGCCGCTCCCGGGTGCTGTACCCCGCCGAACCGCTCCCGGGCATCGACGATCCCGAGGCCGCGATCCACCACGCCCTCCACCACCCCGAGGGCGAGTCCGAGCCCCTGCCCGCGCTGCTGTTCCCGGGCATGAAGCTCACGATCGCCTTCGACGACGTGTCGCTGCCGCTGCCGAAGATGCAGCGCCCCGACGTGCGCCAGCGGATCATCGAGCAGGTGCTCGACCTCGCCGCCGCCGCGGGGGTCGACGACGTCCACATCATCGCCGCCCTCGCCCTCCACCGCCGGATGACCGAGGACGAGCTGCGCCACGCCGTGGGCGACCGCGTCTACGACGCCTTCGCGCCACGCGGACTGCTCTACAACCACGACGCCGAGGACCCCGACGGCATGGTCGTGCTCGGCCAGACCCGCCACGGCGAGGACGTCCAGATGAGCCGGCGGGCCGCCGAGAGCGACCTCGTCGTGTACGTGAACATCAACATCGTCTCGATGGACGGCGGGCACAAGAGCACCGCGACCGGCCTGGCCGGCTACACCGGCGTGAAGGTCCACCACAACCCGGCGACGATGACCAAGTCCCGGTCGTTCATGGACCAGACCAGCTCGGAGCTGCACAAGAGCAACTGGCGCCAGGGCGAGGTCATCCGCGACGCCGGCGTGAAGATCTTCCAGATCGAGACGACGATCAACAACAACACGTTCGGGCGCACCGGCCCGCTCGCCTTCCTCCAGAAGCGGGAGTGGGAGTGGACGGCGCGGGACCGGGCCACGTTCATCGGCATGCAGGCCGGCCTCAAGGGGCTGCCCGCGGCACGCCGGCGCCAGATCTTCCACTCGTGGGAGGCCCCCTACGAGCTCACCTCGGTGCAGGCCGGCGAGGTCGAGGCGGTCCACAGGGTGACCACCGAGAACGTCTACCGCCAGCACCTCGTGCCGGTGGAGGGCCAGACCGACGTGCTCACGATGGGGCTCCCGTACATCGGGCCCTACAACGTCAACTCGATCATGAACCCGATCCTCGTGGCGTGCCTCGGGCTCGGGTACTTCTTCAACCTCTACAAGGGCCGGCCGCTGGTGCGCGAGGGCGGCGTGCTCATCATGAGCCACCCCACGCCGTGGGAGTTCCACCCCGTCCACCACCCGAGCTACATCGACTTCTTCGAGCAGGTCCTCGCCGACACCACCGACCCGGTGGAGATGGAGGCGAGGTACGAGAAGCAGTACGCCGAGGACGAGTGGTACCGGCACCTGTACCGCACCTCGTACGCCTACCACGGCGTCCACCCGTTCTACATGTGGTACTGGTGCGCCCACGCGCTGGAGCACCTCGGGCGGGTCATCATCGTCGGCGGCGACGTACGGGCCACGCGACGGCTCGGGTTCAGCCCGGCCTCCACGCTCCAGGACGCGCTGGAGATGGCCACCGACGTCGTCGGCCCCCAGCCGACGATCACGCACTTCCACAACCCGCCGATCCTCATGGCCGACGTGACGTGA
- a CDS encoding zinc-dependent alcohol dehydrogenase, protein MKALRFSRNLPRYAAARLAGSVVSGRGAGPGPLDLVDVDPPELPGPGWVRVRPRLAGICGSDLATVDGRSSRYFEPIVSFPFVPGHEVVGDLDDGRRVVVEPVLGCATRGIDPPCEWCARGDLGNCEHITLGRIEPGLQTGFCCDTGGGWSTLMVAHESQLHPVPDDMEDEAAVMVEPTACAVHAALRAGVPAGGTVAVLGAGTLGLLTVAALRRFAPSATILASARYPEQRNLAALLGADVVVEPTEWLRGVRRLTGSFAVGDGAIDRLTGGADVVIDCVGSAESLADAMAAVRPKGRVVVVGMPGPVTVDLTGLWHREIELVGAYAYGTEEVPDPDGGAPRRARTFDLAFELVRSADLGRLVSATYPLSRYRDAIEHAAAAGPRGAVKVAFDLRDEKERHRL, encoded by the coding sequence ATGAAGGCCCTGCGCTTCTCCCGGAACCTGCCCCGCTACGCCGCGGCTCGCCTCGCCGGCAGCGTCGTCAGCGGCCGCGGCGCCGGCCCCGGCCCCCTCGACCTGGTCGACGTCGACCCGCCCGAGCTGCCCGGTCCCGGCTGGGTGCGAGTGCGGCCCCGCCTCGCCGGCATCTGCGGATCCGACCTGGCGACCGTCGACGGGCGCAGCAGCCGCTACTTCGAGCCCATCGTCTCGTTCCCGTTCGTCCCCGGCCACGAGGTCGTCGGCGACCTCGACGACGGCCGGCGCGTCGTGGTCGAGCCGGTCCTCGGCTGCGCCACGCGCGGCATCGACCCGCCGTGCGAGTGGTGCGCGCGAGGCGACCTCGGCAACTGCGAGCACATCACCCTCGGCCGCATCGAGCCCGGTCTCCAGACCGGCTTCTGCTGCGACACCGGTGGCGGGTGGTCGACGCTGATGGTCGCCCACGAGTCGCAGCTGCACCCCGTCCCCGACGACATGGAGGACGAGGCCGCTGTCATGGTCGAGCCGACCGCCTGCGCCGTGCACGCCGCGCTGCGGGCCGGGGTGCCGGCCGGCGGCACCGTCGCGGTGCTCGGCGCCGGCACCCTCGGCCTGCTCACCGTCGCCGCGCTGCGCCGGTTCGCCCCGAGCGCCACGATCCTGGCCTCCGCCCGGTACCCGGAGCAGCGCAACCTCGCTGCGCTCCTCGGTGCCGACGTGGTCGTCGAGCCCACCGAGTGGCTGCGGGGCGTGCGCCGCCTCACCGGCAGCTTCGCCGTGGGCGACGGCGCGATCGACCGCCTCACCGGCGGCGCCGACGTGGTGATCGACTGCGTGGGCTCGGCCGAGAGCCTCGCCGACGCCATGGCCGCGGTCCGGCCGAAGGGCCGCGTGGTCGTGGTCGGCATGCCCGGCCCCGTCACCGTCGACCTCACCGGCCTGTGGCACCGCGAGATCGAGCTCGTCGGCGCCTACGCCTACGGCACCGAGGAGGTCCCCGACCCCGACGGCGGCGCACCTCGCCGAGCCCGCACGTTCGACCTGGCCTTCGAGCTCGTCCGCTCGGCCGACCTCGGCCGGCTCGTCTCGGCCACCTATCCCCTGTCGCGCTACCGCGACGCCATCGAGCACGCCGCCGCCGCGGGTCCCCGCGGCGCGGTCAAGGTCGCGTTCGACCTGCGCGACGAGAAGGAGCGCCACCGCCTGTGA
- a CDS encoding HAD-IB family hydrolase: protein MIPEHLDGRRVAITGATGFLGTALVERLLRSAPGCELVLLLRPGRMRTVEQRARREIFKNDAFDRLRDELGSSEFDAMVDRRVTVVRGDVGSDGLGLDDDGRAALASCDVVVHSAATVSFDSPLDSAVEVNLLGPTRIAATLRDLGVTPHLVAVSTCYVAGNHRGEAHEQPVAESPFFVDVPWRREVDAARRTRSDLEAESRTPEMLARFADEARGELGAAGIPLLSAKAEQQRTRWVNDRMVEAGRSRARSLGFPDVYSYTKALGEVALSETKGAIPVTVVRPSIIESAVAEPRPGWIRGFRMAEPVIISYARGLLTQFPGVPEGIVDVIPVDLVVAAIVAAAALPPEQTPPIVQVASGSSNPLRYRKLIDMIEAYFTEHPIFDNSGQPIAVPEWTFPVRGKVERQLSRAKVAITKAESTLEKLPLRGTQAELSATLESRREDVERALTYVELYGAYAECEAVYTVDRLMDMWGLLDDADRERFTFDPRVVDWDVYATTIHLPSVVEHARVKTTPGAKKGPTRTDRLRRQVLSPDRHLAAFDLENTLIASNVVTSYAWLATRRLPSEDKARFAARLVREAPRLLRLDAQDRTDFLRYFYRRYRGAPVEQMAEDSAELLSALILAKSFPAAIRRVREHRALGHRTVLITGALDFVVEPLRPLFDDIVAAEMSVRNGRYTGELVRVPPTGEARAQAMAEYAAAEGLDLAESVAYADSASDLPMLEAVGFPVAVNPETRLASLARKRGWLVENFPKAAKGVHPVLPIAPTRVGSR, encoded by the coding sequence GTGATCCCTGAGCACCTCGACGGGCGACGCGTCGCCATCACCGGCGCGACCGGCTTCCTCGGCACGGCGCTCGTCGAGCGCCTGCTCCGCAGCGCCCCGGGCTGCGAGCTCGTCCTCCTGCTGCGCCCGGGGCGGATGCGCACGGTCGAGCAGCGGGCGCGCCGGGAGATCTTCAAGAACGACGCGTTCGACCGCCTGCGCGACGAGCTCGGCAGCAGCGAGTTCGACGCCATGGTCGACCGGCGCGTCACGGTCGTCCGGGGTGACGTGGGCAGCGACGGCCTCGGTCTCGACGACGACGGCCGCGCCGCGCTCGCCTCCTGCGACGTCGTGGTGCACTCGGCCGCCACGGTCTCGTTCGACTCTCCGCTCGACTCGGCGGTCGAGGTCAACCTGCTCGGTCCCACCCGCATCGCCGCGACGCTCCGCGATCTGGGCGTCACGCCGCACCTCGTCGCCGTCTCCACCTGCTACGTCGCCGGCAACCACCGGGGCGAGGCGCACGAGCAGCCGGTCGCCGAGTCGCCGTTCTTCGTGGACGTCCCGTGGCGCCGCGAGGTCGACGCCGCCCGCCGGACCCGCAGCGACCTCGAGGCCGAGAGCCGCACGCCGGAGATGCTCGCCCGCTTCGCCGACGAGGCGCGCGGCGAGCTCGGCGCCGCGGGCATCCCGCTGCTGTCGGCCAAGGCCGAGCAGCAGCGGACGCGGTGGGTCAACGACCGGATGGTGGAGGCCGGGCGCTCCCGCGCCCGCTCGCTCGGGTTCCCGGACGTCTACTCGTACACCAAGGCCCTCGGCGAGGTCGCGCTCTCGGAGACGAAGGGCGCCATCCCCGTCACGGTCGTCCGCCCCTCGATCATCGAGTCGGCGGTCGCCGAGCCGCGGCCCGGCTGGATCCGCGGCTTCCGCATGGCCGAGCCGGTGATCATCTCCTACGCCCGCGGGCTCCTCACCCAGTTCCCCGGCGTTCCGGAGGGCATCGTCGACGTCATCCCGGTCGACCTCGTCGTCGCCGCCATCGTCGCCGCCGCCGCGCTCCCACCCGAGCAGACGCCCCCGATCGTCCAGGTCGCGTCGGGCTCCTCGAACCCGCTGCGCTACCGCAAGCTCATCGACATGATCGAGGCGTACTTCACCGAGCACCCGATCTTCGACAACTCGGGCCAGCCGATCGCCGTGCCCGAGTGGACGTTCCCGGTGCGCGGCAAGGTCGAGCGCCAGCTGAGCCGGGCCAAGGTCGCGATCACGAAGGCCGAGAGCACCCTCGAGAAGCTGCCCCTGCGGGGCACCCAGGCCGAGCTCTCCGCCACCCTCGAGAGCCGGCGCGAGGACGTCGAGCGCGCCCTCACCTACGTGGAGCTGTACGGCGCCTACGCCGAGTGCGAAGCCGTGTACACGGTCGACCGCCTCATGGACATGTGGGGGCTCCTCGACGACGCCGACCGGGAGCGCTTCACGTTCGACCCTCGGGTCGTCGATTGGGACGTCTACGCCACCACGATCCACCTGCCGTCGGTCGTCGAGCACGCCCGTGTCAAGACGACCCCCGGGGCCAAGAAGGGCCCGACTCGCACCGACCGCCTGCGGCGCCAGGTCCTGTCCCCCGACCGGCACCTCGCGGCCTTCGACCTCGAGAACACGCTGATCGCCTCGAACGTCGTCACCTCCTACGCGTGGCTCGCCACCCGCCGGCTGCCCTCGGAGGACAAGGCCCGGTTCGCGGCCCGCCTGGTGCGCGAGGCCCCCCGGCTGCTGCGGCTCGACGCCCAGGACCGCACCGACTTCCTCCGCTACTTCTATCGGCGCTACCGGGGCGCACCCGTGGAGCAGATGGCCGAGGACTCTGCGGAGCTGCTCAGCGCCCTGATCCTCGCCAAGTCGTTCCCCGCCGCCATCCGCCGGGTGCGGGAGCACCGGGCGCTCGGCCACCGCACGGTGCTCATCACCGGTGCGCTCGACTTCGTCGTCGAGCCGCTGCGACCCCTCTTCGACGACATCGTCGCCGCCGAGATGTCGGTGCGGAACGGCCGGTACACCGGCGAGCTGGTGCGGGTCCCGCCCACGGGCGAGGCGCGGGCGCAGGCGATGGCCGAGTACGCCGCCGCGGAGGGCCTCGACCTGGCCGAGAGCGTCGCCTACGCCGACTCGGCGAGCGACCTCCCGATGCTCGAGGCCGTCGGCTTCCCCGTCGCGGTCAACCCGGAGACCCGCCTGGCGTCGCTGGCCCGCAAGCGGGGCTGGCTGGTCGAGAACTTCCCGAAGGCGGCCAAGGGCGTGCACCCGGTCCTCCCGATCGCGCCGACCAGGGTCGGCAGCCGATGA
- a CDS encoding TetR/AcrR family transcriptional regulator, whose protein sequence is MLDAAIESFGTRGYDATSLDALAAELGIRKQTILYWFPSKEALLGAVIDGCATELSEALESALARAGRGFDRVEAIVRAVFRLALRRPALLGLLREVSRLGPPWSTRLTDQLDPLVDRARAFLDGEMAAGTMRRTDSRLLLLSAYSTVIGVATEAEVQRALGVDPSLRSMVVRRRELVAFLRSALAPTR, encoded by the coding sequence GTGCTCGACGCCGCGATCGAGTCGTTCGGCACCCGAGGCTACGACGCCACGTCGCTCGACGCGCTGGCCGCCGAGCTCGGCATCCGCAAGCAGACGATCCTCTACTGGTTCCCCTCGAAGGAGGCCCTGCTCGGCGCGGTGATCGACGGGTGCGCCACCGAGCTCTCCGAGGCCCTCGAGTCCGCCCTCGCCCGTGCGGGCCGGGGTTTCGACCGGGTCGAGGCCATCGTGCGGGCGGTGTTCCGGCTCGCCCTGCGACGCCCGGCCCTGCTCGGGCTCCTGCGGGAGGTCAGCCGGCTGGGCCCGCCGTGGTCGACCCGCCTCACCGACCAGCTCGACCCGCTCGTCGACCGGGCACGCGCCTTCCTCGACGGCGAGATGGCGGCGGGGACGATGCGCCGCACCGACTCGCGGCTGCTGCTCCTGTCGGCGTACTCGACCGTCATCGGCGTGGCCACCGAGGCCGAGGTGCAGCGGGCCCTCGGCGTCGACCCGAGCCTGCGCTCCATGGTCGTCCGCCGCCGCGAGCTCGTCGCCTTCCTCCGCAGCGCCCTCGCCCCCACGCGCTGA
- a CDS encoding D-alanine--D-alanine ligase family protein: MTPSSPTDPPVRLVVLFGGQSAEHDVSRVTAVHVLRAVDRSRYDVVPIGITRDGRWLDAGAALAALDEPAALTTGLDVAGAAVDPVPAVASASGQQVVVFPLLHGPFGEDGTVQGMLELAGVPYVGAGVLGSALAMDKAKAKEVIEHAGIPQCRWLTLRDTDVDDTTPAAIEDALGLPVFVKPANLGSSVGVSKAHDLEELRDALALAAGYDEWIVVEEHVEGREIEVAVLGNTELRVSVPGEIRPGAEFYDYADKYLDGAAELVIPAELPDDVAAELADLARRSFAALRAEGMARVDFFYEEDGRGLLLNEINTIPGFTPISMYPKLWEASGLPYAQLIDELVALAIERHARRTAHRRTDH; encoded by the coding sequence ATGACACCCTCGTCTCCGACCGATCCACCCGTCCGGCTCGTCGTCCTCTTCGGCGGCCAGTCCGCCGAGCACGACGTGAGCCGCGTCACCGCGGTGCACGTCCTGCGGGCCGTGGACCGGTCCCGCTACGACGTCGTGCCGATCGGCATCACGCGAGACGGGCGGTGGCTCGACGCCGGTGCGGCACTCGCGGCGCTCGACGAGCCCGCCGCGCTGACCACCGGGTTGGACGTCGCCGGCGCCGCCGTCGACCCGGTGCCTGCGGTCGCGTCAGCGTCGGGCCAGCAGGTGGTGGTGTTCCCGCTGCTGCACGGGCCCTTCGGCGAGGACGGCACCGTGCAGGGGATGCTCGAGCTGGCCGGCGTGCCCTACGTCGGCGCCGGCGTCCTCGGGTCCGCCCTGGCGATGGACAAGGCCAAGGCGAAGGAGGTCATCGAGCACGCCGGCATCCCGCAGTGCCGCTGGCTCACGCTCCGGGACACCGACGTCGACGACACCACGCCCGCCGCCATCGAGGACGCCCTGGGGCTGCCGGTCTTCGTGAAGCCCGCCAACCTCGGTTCCTCGGTCGGCGTCAGCAAGGCGCACGACCTCGAGGAGCTGCGCGACGCGCTGGCCCTCGCCGCCGGCTACGACGAGTGGATCGTCGTCGAGGAGCACGTCGAGGGGCGGGAGATCGAGGTGGCGGTCCTCGGCAACACCGAGCTGCGCGTCTCCGTGCCGGGCGAGATCCGACCCGGTGCGGAGTTCTACGACTACGCCGACAAGTACCTCGACGGTGCGGCCGAGCTGGTGATCCCGGCCGAGCTGCCCGACGACGTGGCCGCCGAGCTGGCCGACCTGGCCCGCCGGTCGTTCGCCGCCCTGCGCGCCGAGGGCATGGCACGGGTCGACTTCTTCTACGAGGAGGACGGTCGCGGCCTGCTCCTGAACGAGATCAACACGATCCCCGGCTTCACGCCCATCTCGATGTACCCGAAGCTCTGGGAGGCATCGGGTCTCCCCTACGCCCAGCTGATCGACGAGCTCGTGGCCCTGGCGATCGAGCGCCACGCCCGCCGCACCGCCCACCGCCGCACCGACCACTGA
- a CDS encoding UDP-N-acetylmuramoyl-tripeptide--D-alanyl-D-alanine ligase, whose protein sequence is MRFTADDIAQRTGGEVIGDPSVEVVGATQDSRTVAPGQLFVPLVAGRDGHEFIPVAVERGATAYLASDRARVVDGATAIAVEDTQVALVDLGRAARHRLDGAVVGITGSVGKTTVKDLARGVLGAAAPTHASAASFNNEIGVPLTLLGTPDGTRHVVVEMGARGIGHIAELCAIAHPTVGVVTRVAMAHSELFGTIEDIARGKGEMVEQLPADGTAVLNAGDQRVAAMADRTSARVLTFGLGVGDVRATTMDVAADLRLRVLLETPWGAIEVEPAARGPHNAENAAAAAAIGLGVGMDLADVATGLAAAEMSPLRMAITTSRSGVTILDDSYNANPTSMRAALDALAHLPAERRVAVVGLMAELGPESDAEHEAVAALAEELGVELIAVDCPEYRADAHGGRAVHDIDGALDLLDGAGTGTAVLAKGSRVAGLDRLVAALADR, encoded by the coding sequence GTGCGGTTCACCGCAGACGACATCGCGCAGCGCACCGGCGGCGAGGTCATCGGCGACCCCTCGGTCGAGGTCGTCGGCGCCACCCAGGACTCGCGGACGGTCGCTCCCGGCCAGCTCTTCGTGCCGCTCGTCGCCGGCCGTGACGGGCACGAGTTCATCCCCGTGGCCGTCGAGCGGGGGGCGACGGCGTACCTCGCCTCGGACCGGGCCCGGGTGGTCGACGGGGCCACCGCGATCGCCGTCGAGGACACCCAGGTGGCCCTGGTCGACCTCGGTCGCGCCGCGCGCCACCGGCTCGACGGCGCCGTCGTGGGCATCACCGGATCGGTCGGCAAGACGACGGTGAAGGACCTCGCCCGCGGGGTCCTCGGGGCCGCGGCCCCCACCCACGCCAGCGCCGCGAGCTTCAACAACGAGATCGGCGTGCCCCTCACGCTCCTCGGCACGCCCGACGGCACCCGGCACGTCGTCGTCGAGATGGGCGCTCGCGGCATCGGCCACATCGCCGAGCTGTGCGCCATCGCCCACCCCACCGTCGGTGTCGTCACCCGGGTGGCGATGGCCCACAGCGAGCTCTTCGGCACCATCGAGGACATCGCTCGCGGCAAGGGCGAGATGGTTGAGCAGCTGCCCGCCGACGGCACGGCGGTCCTGAACGCCGGCGACCAGCGGGTGGCAGCGATGGCCGACCGCACCTCGGCCCGGGTGCTCACCTTCGGGCTCGGCGTGGGCGACGTGCGGGCGACGACGATGGACGTCGCGGCCGACCTGCGCCTGCGCGTGCTGCTCGAGACCCCGTGGGGCGCCATCGAGGTGGAGCCTGCGGCGCGTGGCCCGCACAACGCCGAGAACGCGGCCGCTGCGGCGGCCATCGGCCTCGGGGTGGGCATGGACCTCGCCGACGTGGCCACGGGGCTGGCCGCGGCGGAGATGTCGCCGCTGCGGATGGCCATCACGACCTCGCGCTCGGGCGTGACGATCCTCGACGACTCCTACAACGCCAACCCCACCTCGATGCGGGCGGCGCTCGACGCGCTCGCGCACCTCCCGGCCGAGCGCCGCGTCGCGGTCGTGGGGCTGATGGCCGAGCTCGGGCCCGAGTCCGACGCCGAGCACGAGGCCGTCGCCGCGCTGGCCGAGGAGCTCGGCGTCGAGCTGATCGCCGTCGACTGCCCCGAGTACCGCGCCGATGCGCACGGTGGTCGCGCCGTGCACGACATCGACGGGGCGCTCGACCTGCTCGACGGGGCCGGGACGGGCACCGCCGTGCTCGCGAAGGGTTCTCGCGTCGCCGGCCTCGATCGCCTCGTGGCGGCGCTCGCCGACCGCTGA
- a CDS encoding J domain-containing protein — MLGVPPGATTGEIRAAQRRLALELHPDRHASSDPVRRAAVAERMAEVNASAAVLLDPERRRAYDASRRLAASTSSTSRIPPVAGPSSPVAAGPQGAALASMAGVLPWLALVGLLFGIFVFTAFAGGPGDDDGGDGVEAPAGTDTGTVGTVAVRDLRGQCVQLTAGFTLVVNCGVTPNEGRIVVQGSIGAECPEPTRPFTIEQQDALVCVEPGTASPRP; from the coding sequence GTGCTCGGGGTCCCGCCGGGCGCGACGACCGGGGAGATCCGGGCCGCCCAACGCCGCCTGGCGCTGGAGCTCCACCCCGATCGCCACGCGAGCTCGGACCCGGTGCGCCGGGCTGCGGTGGCCGAGCGGATGGCCGAGGTCAACGCGTCCGCGGCGGTCCTGCTCGACCCCGAGCGGCGGCGTGCCTACGACGCGTCACGCCGACTTGCGGCGTCGACGTCCTCGACGTCGCGCATCCCGCCGGTCGCGGGCCCCTCCTCGCCGGTGGCCGCGGGACCGCAGGGCGCAGCCCTGGCGTCGATGGCCGGGGTGCTGCCGTGGCTCGCGCTCGTCGGCCTGCTGTTCGGCATCTTCGTCTTCACCGCGTTCGCCGGGGGGCCGGGTGACGACGACGGCGGCGACGGGGTCGAGGCCCCGGCGGGCACGGACACGGGCACGGTCGGGACGGTGGCCGTGCGCGACCTCCGGGGGCAGTGCGTGCAGCTGACCGCCGGCTTCACCCTCGTCGTGAACTGCGGCGTCACCCCGAACGAGGGCCGCATCGTCGTCCAGGGGTCGATCGGTGCCGAATGCCCCGAACCGACGCGACCCTTCACGATCGAGCAGCAGGACGCGCTCGTCTGCGTCGAACCGGGCACGGCGAGTCCTCGGCCCTGA
- a CDS encoding amidase: protein MDLRHASLRDLAEQVRTRQLGAVELVQHSLDRIDALDGDVHAFTQVDGERALAAARDVDRRLAAGEDVGPLAGIPLAVKDLEDAEGFVTTYGSALHVADPPATRDSIVVRRLRRAGAVVVGKTNTPEFGFKGVTDNPAHGHTANPWDTTRSPGGSSGGSAAAIAAGMVPLATGSDGGGSIRIPSSLCGLSGLKTSQGRVPLGGSTAPGAGVLGVRGPMARRIRDVAWALDVCAGPDPTDIYAFPGPHEPWTPDLEGEVLPRSVAWSPTLGFAQVDREVAGAVEAAVRALADAGVEVIEVPAVFDRDPVLPWVHLWTAARARTQGHLRGTDDWERIDPELRAQIELGLSLTAVQHAEALDACHEINLRLDAAMEGADVLLCPTLAGQAPVLGRPGTVDGVEAPTWISFTPFLNMSRNPAGTVPVGTTADGLPIGMQVVGRQRDDLAVLRTVAAVEEVHPFEQVAAIG, encoded by the coding sequence ATGGACCTCCGACACGCCTCCCTCCGCGACCTGGCCGAGCAGGTGCGCACCCGCCAGCTCGGTGCCGTCGAGCTGGTGCAGCACTCGCTCGACCGCATCGACGCCCTCGACGGCGACGTCCACGCGTTCACCCAGGTCGACGGCGAGCGCGCCCTCGCCGCGGCGCGGGACGTCGACCGGCGGCTGGCGGCCGGGGAGGACGTGGGCCCTCTCGCCGGCATCCCCCTGGCCGTGAAGGACCTCGAGGACGCCGAGGGCTTCGTCACCACCTACGGCTCGGCGCTCCACGTCGCCGATCCTCCGGCCACCCGCGACTCGATCGTCGTGCGCCGCCTCCGCCGGGCGGGTGCGGTGGTCGTCGGGAAGACCAACACCCCGGAGTTCGGGTTCAAGGGGGTCACCGACAACCCGGCCCACGGGCACACGGCCAACCCCTGGGACACCACCCGGTCACCCGGTGGGTCCTCGGGTGGGTCGGCGGCGGCGATCGCCGCGGGCATGGTCCCCCTCGCCACCGGGTCCGACGGGGGCGGCTCGATCCGCATCCCGTCCTCGCTCTGCGGGCTGAGCGGCCTGAAGACGTCCCAGGGCCGGGTGCCGCTCGGCGGCTCGACCGCGCCCGGCGCCGGCGTCCTCGGGGTGCGCGGCCCGATGGCGCGACGCATCCGCGACGTGGCGTGGGCCCTCGACGTCTGCGCCGGCCCGGACCCGACCGACATCTACGCGTTCCCCGGTCCGCACGAGCCGTGGACGCCCGACCTGGAGGGTGAGGTCCTGCCGCGATCGGTCGCCTGGTCGCCGACGCTCGGGTTCGCCCAGGTGGACCGGGAGGTGGCCGGCGCCGTCGAGGCCGCGGTGCGGGCGCTCGCCGACGCCGGCGTGGAGGTGATCGAGGTCCCGGCGGTGTTCGACCGCGACCCGGTGCTCCCGTGGGTCCACCTGTGGACCGCGGCGCGCGCCCGGACGCAGGGGCACCTGCGAGGGACCGACGACTGGGAGCGGATCGACCCGGAGCTGCGCGCCCAGATCGAGCTCGGCCTCAGCCTCACCGCGGTGCAGCACGCCGAGGCCCTCGACGCCTGCCACGAGATCAACCTCCGCCTCGATGCCGCGATGGAGGGCGCCGACGTGCTGCTCTGCCCGACGCTGGCGGGCCAGGCGCCGGTCCTCGGACGGCCGGGGACCGTCGACGGCGTGGAGGCGCCGACGTGGATCTCCTTCACCCCGTTCCTGAACATGAGCCGCAACCCTGCGGGGACGGTGCCGGTCGGGACCACGGCCGACGGGCTGCCGATCGGGATGCAGGTGGTCGGGCGGCAACGGGACGACCTCGCGGTCCTGCGCACCGTCGCCGCGGTGGAGGAGGTCCACCCCTTCGAGCAGGTCGCGGCGATCGGCTGA